A single genomic interval of Rubripirellula reticaptiva harbors:
- a CDS encoding VF530 family protein, producing MNQPPQPNNPLHGITLKAILEYLVAEYGWERLGERISIASYRNEPSISSSLKFLRKTDWARAKVERLYLYSVSYDERHFKNNADPDEGTSETGSVWDRARRD from the coding sequence ATGAACCAGCCACCCCAACCCAACAACCCGCTGCACGGCATCACATTGAAGGCGATCCTTGAATACTTGGTCGCCGAATATGGTTGGGAGCGTTTGGGCGAGCGAATCAGCATCGCCTCGTATCGCAACGAGCCGAGCATCAGCAGCAGTCTGAAATTCCTTCGCAAGACAGACTGGGCTCGAGCGAAAGTGGAGCGACTGTATCTGTACTCGGTCAGCTACGACGAGCGACATTTCAAGAACAACGCTGATCCCGATGAAGGAACGAGCGAGACAGGCAGTGTGTGGGATCGAGCGAGGCGAGACTAG
- a CDS encoding YkgJ family cysteine cluster protein has translation MSKKNKRHAKSKVNQLPWYEDGLQFECTQCGDCCSGAPGYVWVNDEEIQAMADEMDLAVDVFSHRFVRQVGAAQSLVEYPDGDCILLDPDTRKCSVYASRPVQCRTWPFWDSTLKRPKDWKETCEVCPGAGKGKLYTFDQIEFQRKKKSV, from the coding sequence ATGAGCAAAAAGAACAAACGCCACGCCAAGTCCAAGGTCAATCAATTGCCGTGGTACGAAGACGGCCTGCAATTCGAATGCACCCAGTGCGGTGATTGCTGCAGCGGGGCGCCGGGATATGTCTGGGTCAACGACGAAGAAATCCAGGCGATGGCGGATGAAATGGATCTCGCCGTCGACGTTTTCTCGCACCGTTTTGTTCGCCAAGTCGGTGCCGCCCAAAGCTTGGTCGAGTATCCCGACGGCGACTGCATCTTGCTGGACCCGGACACTCGTAAATGTTCCGTCTATGCATCCCGCCCCGTCCAGTGCCGAACCTGGCCGTTCTGGGACTCGACACTCAAACGCCCCAAGGATTGGAAAGAAACCTGCGAAGTCTGCCCCGGCGCTGGCAAAGGCAAGCTGTACACGTTCGACCAAATTGAGTTCCAGCGAAAGAAAAAGTCAGTCTAA
- a CDS encoding aminotransferase class V-fold PLP-dependent enzyme, with product MSQRKRIYMDHAATSWPKPDIVLDAMDSFARHCGATAGRGGYDSAVASSNIIASARHTLGTIIGAPSDDCVSLQPSGTAALNAAIHGVLRPGDHVVTTAAEHNSVLRPLHHWQRNHNVRLTIVPTDSGGRVDADELIAAVADQTRLVTLTSASNVTGAIQPVEAVGKRLANHSAIFLCDAAQSFGTIAINAAHCCIDMLAAPGHKSSGGPAGTGFLYVAPRIHDQIVPMIQGGTGSQSESLEMPSSMPTMLEAGNLNVPAIAGWLETLKALSPDELANRTLHAAKTASLLHRSLRKISGITLHANSSDLPIASITSPDYSASDLSMILDSEFAIETRAGLHCAALIHDCIGTSPEGTLRISAGHTTTTQEIESVVAAIQQIVQPAAQ from the coding sequence ATGAGTCAGCGAAAACGCATCTACATGGACCACGCGGCGACTTCGTGGCCTAAACCTGACATTGTCCTCGACGCGATGGATTCCTTCGCTCGCCATTGCGGTGCAACGGCCGGACGAGGCGGATACGATTCGGCCGTTGCATCCAGCAACATCATCGCCTCGGCTCGGCACACCCTCGGCACCATCATCGGTGCGCCGTCGGATGACTGCGTTTCACTGCAACCCAGCGGCACCGCCGCGCTCAACGCCGCGATCCACGGCGTCTTGCGTCCGGGCGACCATGTCGTCACCACGGCCGCCGAACACAATTCGGTACTGCGCCCGCTGCACCATTGGCAACGAAATCACAACGTTCGATTGACAATTGTCCCGACTGACTCAGGTGGCCGTGTCGATGCCGACGAACTGATCGCGGCAGTGGCCGACCAAACGCGGCTCGTCACCCTGACGTCCGCCAGCAACGTGACAGGCGCGATCCAGCCCGTCGAAGCGGTCGGCAAACGACTAGCCAATCACTCGGCGATCTTCCTGTGTGATGCGGCCCAATCGTTCGGCACGATCGCCATCAATGCAGCCCATTGCTGTATCGATATGTTGGCCGCCCCCGGACACAAATCGTCCGGCGGTCCAGCCGGCACGGGCTTCCTGTATGTGGCACCTCGCATTCACGATCAGATCGTGCCAATGATCCAAGGCGGAACGGGCAGCCAAAGCGAGTCGCTAGAAATGCCAAGCTCGATGCCAACGATGCTAGAAGCCGGCAATCTGAACGTCCCCGCGATCGCAGGTTGGCTGGAAACATTAAAAGCCCTTTCACCAGACGAACTTGCCAACCGAACCCTCCACGCTGCCAAAACCGCAAGCCTGCTGCATCGCTCACTTCGCAAAATTAGCGGCATCACCTTGCATGCCAATTCATCCGATTTGCCGATCGCCAGCATCACATCGCCCGACTATTCTGCCAGTGACCTGTCGATGATTTTGGACTCGGAATTTGCCATCGAAACGAGGGCCGGGCTACACTGCGCGGCGCTGATCCACGACTGCATCGGTACCAGCCCCGAAGGTACACTGCGCATTAGTGCCGGACACACCACCACTACCCAAGAAATCGAGTCCGTCGTCGCCGCGATCCAACAGATCGTCCAGCCCGCGGCCCAGTGA
- a CDS encoding molybdenum cofactor biosynthesis protein MoaE — protein sequence MPSPHRIYTELVDTPIDMLSLAEKTGDPDVGAHAWFIGVTRRTTGEQITQTLDYEAHRPMAIEQIKQIAFHAIEKFSLAHVVIVHRLGSVPIGEASIVVGCSSAHRVDSFAALPWMMDTLKQDVAIWKRETYANGQQQWVHPASEPPEA from the coding sequence GTGCCCTCCCCACACCGCATTTATACCGAACTGGTCGACACGCCCATCGACATGCTATCGCTCGCCGAAAAAACTGGCGATCCCGACGTGGGCGCGCATGCATGGTTCATCGGTGTGACCCGGCGGACCACCGGCGAACAGATCACTCAAACGCTCGACTACGAAGCCCACCGCCCGATGGCGATCGAGCAAATCAAACAGATCGCTTTCCACGCGATCGAAAAATTCTCGCTCGCGCACGTTGTCATCGTCCATCGACTCGGCAGCGTTCCCATCGGCGAAGCCAGTATCGTGGTCGGCTGCAGCAGCGCGCACCGTGTCGACTCGTTCGCTGCACTTCCTTGGATGATGGACACGCTGAAGCAGGACGTGGCGATTTGGAAACGAGAAACGTATGCCAATGGCCAGCAACAGTGGGTTCATCCGGCGTCTGAACCACCCGAGGCTTAA
- a CDS encoding MoaD/ThiS family protein produces MIKLKIQMFAGAKQLAGKDVVEIEVREPIQARAIFDALQMASPELSPLIPSCRLAVDNRYVIDQAIIDEDSTIALIPPVSGG; encoded by the coding sequence ATGATCAAACTGAAAATCCAAATGTTCGCCGGTGCCAAACAACTTGCCGGAAAAGACGTTGTCGAAATCGAAGTCCGCGAACCAATCCAAGCGAGAGCGATTTTCGACGCACTACAAATGGCCTCACCCGAGCTATCGCCGCTGATCCCATCGTGCCGACTTGCCGTCGATAACCGATACGTGATCGACCAAGCCATCATCGACGAAGACTCAACCATCGCCCTGATCCCGCCTGTCAGCGGCGGCTAA